In the Mycoplasma zalophi genome, one interval contains:
- a CDS encoding S16 family serine protease, whose protein sequence is MKKIDWNIDYDVFVFSKNNIFIFDKSKNIVKTSFLVNIKEKYNLQVELVNVENYNTLNKIELKVLNWDEWKPDLLIWNKNIAKNSLNIYRSFQEIDQIIKINKPFLYESSLFKKNKEEILSYDVNNDIVNEILAWHSIILKTITSFLGSNIEDYYTNYLKSHNLEKMTDYVFNKLSDILSQLNTENKENYIPQHILNRYKNKLIDIITTEEKEGKSPSLIIEKEKNEYLLKLPWKKVTNDRLKSISIPENFKNSPFEKIVSAYEKFILSSNNVTRDLSKNFIFENNGKIVVEKNMFNEKEEENKRLEVTIFALDGPPGIGKTYFCEQIAKVINRKFAKISLGNVSNYNYFDSSANSNSPGIILKTLIDLGVSNPLILLDEIDKLHTKGQNELLDILDQKQNDRFLDKYLDVEYDLSKIIFITSSNDINNVPDYIRSRLNVIYLGPLTLDQKISASKQIIKEFNDIYANNTDQRLVFEDNAIKTLIEKISFFEDGVRSLKENIRIVFQDLFTDNKNKLVTEEIIKKIFANEIGKYEQYKEMTNEKYKTWSVGNVNGLAVSNSINSGVQRIYSVKQYFNIPPTQHIHFLSNVTDTVKFSSNQAYHFIRSKVKEYDLEDANIDNLQFVFSFSHVYIPSDGDSAGLAFITSLLSTIKNKPISNQWAITGSIDLNGNSQAVGGIKEKIEGAYKNQGIKKFIIPISNKKDIETIDSKIVEDIEIVLVSHYDEVYKILF, encoded by the coding sequence ATGAAAAAAATAGATTGAAATATTGATTATGACGTATTTGTATTTTCAAAAAACAATATTTTTATTTTTGATAAAAGTAAAAATATTGTTAAAACTTCTTTTTTAGTAAATATAAAAGAAAAATATAATTTGCAAGTAGAACTTGTTAATGTGGAAAACTATAATACATTAAACAAAATAGAGTTAAAGGTTTTAAATTGAGATGAATGAAAACCAGATCTATTAATATGAAATAAAAATATTGCCAAAAACTCATTGAATATCTATAGATCATTTCAAGAAATTGATCAAATTATAAAAATTAACAAACCATTTTTATATGAATCTTCTTTATTTAAAAAAAACAAAGAAGAAATCTTATCTTATGATGTTAACAATGATATAGTTAATGAAATTTTAGCTTGGCATTCAATAATTTTAAAAACAATAACCTCATTTTTAGGTTCTAATATTGAAGATTATTATACAAATTATTTAAAATCTCACAATCTAGAAAAAATGACAGATTATGTTTTTAATAAATTATCTGATATATTAAGTCAATTAAATACAGAAAATAAAGAAAACTACATTCCACAACATATTTTAAATAGATATAAAAACAAATTAATTGATATTATTACCACAGAAGAAAAAGAAGGTAAATCGCCTTCTTTGATAATTGAAAAAGAAAAAAATGAATATCTTTTAAAATTACCTTGAAAAAAAGTTACAAACGATAGACTAAAATCTATTTCTATTCCTGAAAACTTTAAAAATAGTCCATTTGAAAAAATTGTTTCAGCTTATGAAAAGTTTATTTTGTCTTCAAATAATGTTACTCGCGATTTATCAAAAAATTTTATTTTTGAAAACAACGGAAAAATAGTTGTAGAAAAAAATATGTTTAATGAAAAAGAAGAAGAAAATAAAAGATTAGAGGTTACAATTTTTGCTTTAGATGGTCCACCAGGTATAGGAAAAACATATTTTTGTGAGCAAATAGCAAAAGTAATAAATAGAAAATTTGCAAAAATTTCACTAGGAAATGTAAGTAATTATAATTATTTTGATTCATCTGCTAATTCTAATAGTCCGGGAATAATTTTGAAGACTTTAATTGATTTAGGAGTATCTAATCCCTTAATTTTGCTTGATGAAATTGATAAACTACATACAAAAGGTCAAAATGAATTACTAGATATATTGGATCAAAAGCAAAATGATAGATTTTTAGATAAATATTTAGATGTTGAATATGATTTATCTAAAATTATCTTTATTACTTCAAGTAATGATATAAATAATGTTCCTGACTATATAAGAAGTAGACTTAATGTAATATATTTAGGTCCACTTACCTTAGATCAAAAAATTTCAGCATCAAAACAAATAATTAAAGAATTTAATGATATTTATGCAAATAATACTGATCAAAGACTTGTTTTTGAAGATAATGCAATTAAAACTTTAATTGAAAAAATTTCTTTTTTTGAAGATGGTGTTAGATCTTTAAAAGAAAATATTAGAATAGTATTTCAAGATTTATTTACAGATAATAAAAACAAATTAGTAACAGAAGAAATTATCAAAAAGATATTTGCAAATGAAATTGGCAAATATGAACAATATAAAGAAATGACTAACGAAAAATACAAGACGTGATCAGTCGGTAATGTTAATGGTTTAGCTGTTTCTAATTCAATAAATTCAGGAGTGCAAAGAATATACTCTGTAAAACAATATTTTAACATTCCCCCTACCCAACACATTCATTTTCTTTCTAATGTAACTGATACAGTAAAATTTTCTTCTAATCAAGCTTACCATTTTATAAGATCAAAAGTAAAAGAATATGACTTAGAAGATGCTAACATAGATAATTTACAGTTTGTTTTCTCTTTTTCTCATGTCTATATTCCATCAGATGGAGATAGTGCAGGTTTAGCTTTTATAACCTCTTTATTGAGTACAATAAAAAACAAACCTATCTCAAATCAATGAGCTATAACTGGTTCAATTGATCTAAATGGTAATTCCCAAGCTGTTGGTGGTATCAAAGAGAAAATAGAAGGTGCTTATAAAAATCAAGGAATTAAAAAATTTATTATTCCTATTTCCAATAAAAAAGATATAGAAACTATTGATTCAAAAATTGTAGAAGACATAGAAATAGTTTTAGTTTCTCATTATGATGAAGTCTATAAAATTTTATTTTAA